One Brassica napus cultivar Da-Ae chromosome C2, Da-Ae, whole genome shotgun sequence DNA window includes the following coding sequences:
- the LOC106425721 gene encoding glucan endo-1,3-beta-glucosidase 5-like, with the protein MGRHDTYFFCLSILLLHNTLTNVDALACNWGTQASHPIPPNIVVKLLRDNGFNKVKLFEADPGALRALGKSGIQVMVGIPNDLLATMASTVTAAELWVQQNVSQYISKYGTDIRHVAVGNEPFLKTYKDRFVHSTYPALQNVQAALVKAGLGRQVKVTVPLNADVYESGDGLPSSGDFRSDIKTLMVSIVRFLADSVSPITFNIYPFLSLNADPNFPREYAFFPGGGSAAGGAKPVVDGSISYTNVFDANFDTLVSALEKNGFDANKVEIIVGEVGWPTDGDVNATPAMAQRFNQGLLNRIVKGQGTPRRKTAPEVYIFSLVDEDVKSVDPGKFERHWGIFSYDGTVKYPLSLGNGRQLVPAKGVRYQAREWCVLSPQAAAGNNGGASADYACQLADCTSLGPGSSCAALDPAANASYAFNMYFQKMDHRRGSCVFDNLGFVTKIDPSRGSCRFPIEIDTSRHETLRPPPRSSGATEMKWRTVAAAAMAVGWAVFN; encoded by the exons ATGGGTCGTCATGATACATACTTCTTCTGCCTATCCATATTGTTACTTCACAACACATTGACGAATGTCGACGCCTTGGCATGTAACTGGGGGACACAAGCGAGCCATCCTATTCCGCCAAACATAGTAGTAAAGCTCCTCAGGGACAACGGGTTCAACAAGGTCAAGCTATTTGAAGCTGACCCTGGTGCACTTAGAGCCCTTGGTAAATCCGGTATTCAAGTCATGGTTGGTATCCCCAACGATCTCTTAGCAACTATGGCATCTACCGTTACCGCCGCCGAGCTTTGGGTTCAACAAAACGTCTCTCAATACATCTCTAAATATGGAACCGACATAAG ACATGTAGCCGTGGGGAACGAGCCATTCTTGAAGACATACAAGGACAGGTTCGTCCACTCAACGTACCCGGCGCTACAGAACGTTCAAGCAGCTCTAGTGAAAGCTGGTCTTGGTCGGCAAGTCAAAGTCACGGTGCCTCTTAACGCCGACGTCTACGAGTCCGGCGACGGTCTCCCTTCCTCCGGCGACTTCCGTTCCGACATCAAAACACTAATGGTCTCCATCGTCCGGTTCCTTGCTGACTCCGTCTCGCCCATTACTTTCAACATCTACCCTTTCCTCTCTCTCAACGCCGATCCCAACTTCCCCCGCGAGTACGCCTTCTTCCCCGGCGGCGGTTCCGCAGCCGGAGGAGCTAAGCCTGTCGTCGACGGATCTATCTCTTACACGAACGTCTTCGACGCGAACTTCGACACTCTTGTCTCGGCGCTGGAGAAAAACGGCTTCGACGCGAACAAGGTGGAGATCATCGTCGGAGAAGTCGGGTGGCCCACCGACGGCGATGTAAACGCGACTCCGGCGATGGCTCAGAGGTTCAACCAGGGGCTGCTCAACCGCATCGTGAAAGGACAAGGTACGCCTCGCCGGAAAACGGCGCCGGAAGTTTACATATTCTCTCTAGTCGACGAAGACGTCAAGAGCGTCGACCCGGGGAAGTTCGAGCGTCACTGGGGAATATTCTCTTACGACGGCACCGTTAAGTACCCTCTCAGCCTCGGTAACGGACGTCAGTTAGTTCCCGCGAAGGGCGTTCGTTACCAGGCACGTGAGTGGTGCGTGCTCTCTCCTCAGGCGGCTGCGGGGAACAACGGTGGGGCGTCTGCTGATTACGCTTGCCAGCTGGCGGATTGCACTTCTCTTGGGCCGGGCTCATCTTGCGCGGCCTTGGATCCAGCCGCGAACGCGTCTTACGCGTTTAATATGTATTTTCAGAAGATGGATCATCGACGTGGCTCTTGCGTGTTCGACAATCTAGGGTTTGTTACTAAGATTGACCCGTCGCGTGGTTCGTGTAGGTTTCCTATTGAGATTGATACGAGTAGACATGAGACTTTGCGTCCTCCGCCGAGGAGTTCTGGTGCGACGGAGATGAAGTGGAGGACGGTGGCGGCGGCAGCGATGGCGGTGGGATGGGCGGTGTTTAATTGA
- the LOC106425724 gene encoding brassinosteroid-responsive RING protein 1-like, which yields MSFFIQDSGLIVTQLLYQMAVFITLLRWIFAWILRYRSKSRTSAPPVSSQAIKQSLSVTTFHDALERSPELISDTCAVCLGDLEDGDEVRELRNCSHVFHRECIDRWLDYECCGGDGNEGEEDNHRTCPLCRTPLLAADTSSCGDWPAKTEPSWAVERLLYLFGDDLLV from the coding sequence atGAGCTTCTTCATCCAAGACTCTGGTCTCATTGTCACTCAACTTCTCTACCAAATGGCTGTTTTCATCACCCTCTTGAGATGGATCTTTGCTTGGATCTTACGTTACCGATCCAAATCAAGAACCTCTGCTCCTCCCGTTTCTTCACAGGCCATCAAACAGAGCCTCTCCGTGACTACGTTCCATGACGCGTTGGAGCGATCTCCGGAACTGATCAGCGACACGTGTGCGGTGTGTCTCGGTGACCTGGAAGACGGGGATGAGGTTAGAGAGCTAAGAAACTGTAGCCACGTGTTCCACCGCGAGTGTATTGACAGGTGGCTGGACTACGAGTGCTGCGGCGGAGATGGTAACGAGGGAGAGGAAGATAACCACCGCACTTGTCCTCTCTGTAGGACTCCGCTTCTTGCTGCTGATACATCGTCGTGTGGGGATTGGCCGGCCAAGACAGAACCTAGCTGGGCCGTTGAGCGGCTTCTCTACCTCTTTGGAGACGATCTTCTCGTTTga
- the LOC106425719 gene encoding T-complex protein 1 subunit beta-like isoform X2, producing the protein MPIDKIFKDDASEEKGERARMASFIGAMAIADLVKSTLGPKGMDKILQSTGRGHSVTVTNDGATILKSLHIDNPAAKVLVDISKVQDDEVGDGTTSVVVLAGELLREAEKLVTSKIHPMTIIAGYRMAAECAREALLKRVMDNKENAEKFRSDLMKIAMTTLCSKILSQDKEHFAEMAVDAIFRLKGSTNLESIQIIKKPGGSLRDSFLDEGFILDKKIGIGQPKRIENAKILVANTAMDTDKVKIYGARVRVDSMTKVAEIEGAEKEKMKDKVNKILAHGINCFVNRQLIYNFPEELFADAGVLAIEHADFEGIERLGLVTGGEIASTFDNPESVKLGHCKLIEEIMIGEDKLIHFSGVAMGQACSIVLRGASHHVLDEAERSLHDALCVLSQTVNDSRVLLGGGWPEMVMAKEVDELARKTAGKKSHAIEAFSRALVAIPTTIADNAGLDSAELVAQLRAKHHNEGCNAGIDVISGAVGDMEERGIYEAFKVKQAVLLSATEAAEMILRVDEIITCAPRRREDRM; encoded by the exons ATGCCG ATCGATAAGATCTTCAAAGATGATGCTAGTGAAGAGAAAGGCGAACGCGCGAGGATG GCATCGTTTATCGGTGCGATGGCTATTGCTGATCTCGTCAAGTCTACCTTAGGGCCAAAGGGAATG GATAAGATCTTGCAATCTACTGGTAGAGGTCATTCCGTCACTGTGACTAACGATGGTGCTACTATTCTCAAGTCACTTCACATTGACAACCCTGCTGCTAaagttcttgttg ACATCTCGAAAGTTCAAGATGACGAGGTTGGTGATGGGACTACTTCTGTTGTTGTCTTGGCCGGGGAGCTTCTCAGGGAAGCTGAGAAGCTCGTTACTTCTAAGATCCACCCCATGACGATTATAGCAG GTTACAGAATGGCTGCAGAATGTGCTCGTGAAGCTCTACTGAAAAGAGTAATGGATAACAAGGAG AATGCAGAGAAGTTTAGGTCGGATTTGATGAAGATTGCGATGACTACTTTATGCTCCAAAATTCTCTCGCAAGATAAGGAACACTTTGCGGAAATGGCCGTTGATGCTATATTCAGGCTAAAG GGAAGCACAAACTTGGAATCTATTCAGATCATCAAAAAACCTGGAGGGTCTCTGAGGGATTCATTTTTGGATGAAGG ATTTATTCTTGACAAGAAGATCGGAATTGGGCAGCCAAAGCGCATAGAGAACGCAAAGATCTTGGTAGCAAACACTGCAATGGACACTGATAAAGTCAAAATTTACGGTGCACGTGTCCGTGTGGATTCTATGACCAAGGTTGCTGAGATCGAAGGGGCTGAAAAGGAAAAGATGAAAGACAAGGTTAACAAGATCCTTGCCCACGGTATCAACTGCTTTGTCAACAGGCAGTTGATCTACAATTTTCCCGAGGAACTCTTCGCAGATGCTGGTGTACTTGCTATTGAGCATGCGGACTTTGAAGGAATAGAGCGTCTTGGTTTGGTTACAGGCGGTGAGATCGCTTCAACCTTTGACAACCCAGAGTCTGTTAAGCTTGGGCATTGCAAGCTCATCGAAGAAATCATGATTGGTGAAGACAAGTTGATCCATTTCTCTGGCGTTGCGATGGGCCAGGCTTGTTCAATCGTCCTACGTGGTGCTAG TCACCATGTTCTAGATGAAGCTgaaagatcacttcatgatgcctTGTGTGTGCTCTCCCAGACAGTGAATGACAGTAGGGTGTTGCTCGGAGGTGGATGGCCGGAGATGGTGATGGCAAAGGAAGTAGATGAGCTTGCAAGGAAAACCGCTGGCAAAAAATCACATGCCATTGAAGCTTTCTCACGGGCTCTTGTAGCTATACCGACAACAATCGCTGACAATGCTGGTCTAGACAGCGCCGAATTGGTCGCTCAGCTTCGTGCGAAGCACCACAACGAAGGGTGTAACGCCGGGATCGATGTCATCTCTGGAGCT GTAGGAGACATGGAGGAGAGAGGAATCTATGAAGCATTCAAAGTGAAGCAAGCGGTTCTGCTTTCTGCAACAGAAGCAGCTGAGATGATACTGCGAGTGGATGAGATCATTACTTGTGCTCCCAGGAGGAGAGAAGACAGGATGTGA
- the LOC106425719 gene encoding T-complex protein 1 subunit beta-like isoform X1, translating into MPIDKIFKDDASEEKGERARMASFIGAMAIADLVKSTLGPKGMDKILQSTGRGHSVTVTNDGATILKSLHIDNPAAKVLVDISKVQDDEVGDGTTSVVVLAGELLREAEKLVTSKIHPMTIIAGYRMAAECAREALLKRVMDNKENAEKFRSDLMKIAMTTLCSKILSQDKEHFAEMAVDAIFRLKGSTNLESIQIIKKPGGSLRDSFLDEGFILDKKIGIGQPKRIENAKILVANTAMDTDKVKIYGARVRVDSMTKVAEIEGAEKEKMKDKVNKILAHGINCFVNRQLIYNFPEELFADAGVLAIEHADFEGIERLGLVTGGEIASTFDNPESVKLGHCKLIEEIMIGEDKLIHFSGVAMGQACSIVLRGASHHVLDEAERSLHDALCVLSQTVNDSRVLLGGGWPEMVMAKEVDELARKTAGKKSHAIEAFSRALVAIPTTIADNAGLDSAELVAQLRAKHHNEGCNAGIDVISGAVGDMEERGIYEAFKVKQAVLLSATEAAEMILRVDEIITCAPRRREDRM; encoded by the exons ATGCCG ATCGATAAGATCTTCAAAGATGATGCTAGTGAAGAGAAAGGCGAACGCGCGAGGATG GCATCGTTTATCGGTGCGATGGCTATTGCTGATCTCGTCAAGTCTACCTTAGGGCCAAAGGGAATG GATAAGATCTTGCAATCTACTGGTAGAGGTCATTCCGTCACTGTGACTAACGATGGTGCTACTATTCTCAAGTCACTTCACATTGACAACCCTGCTGCTAaagttcttgttg ACATCTCGAAAGTTCAAGATGACGAGGTTGGTGATGGGACTACTTCTGTTGTTGTCTTGGCCGGGGAGCTTCTCAGGGAAGCTGAGAAGCTCGTTACTTCTAAGATCCACCCCATGACGATTATAGCAG GTTACAGAATGGCTGCAGAATGTGCTCGTGAAGCTCTACTGAAAAGAGTAATGGATAACAAGGAGAATGCAG AGAAGTTTAGGTCGGATTTGATGAAGATTGCGATGACTACTTTATGCTCCAAAATTCTCTCGCAAGATAAGGAACACTTTGCGGAAATGGCCGTTGATGCTATATTCAGGCTAAAG GGAAGCACAAACTTGGAATCTATTCAGATCATCAAAAAACCTGGAGGGTCTCTGAGGGATTCATTTTTGGATGAAGG ATTTATTCTTGACAAGAAGATCGGAATTGGGCAGCCAAAGCGCATAGAGAACGCAAAGATCTTGGTAGCAAACACTGCAATGGACACTGATAAAGTCAAAATTTACGGTGCACGTGTCCGTGTGGATTCTATGACCAAGGTTGCTGAGATCGAAGGGGCTGAAAAGGAAAAGATGAAAGACAAGGTTAACAAGATCCTTGCCCACGGTATCAACTGCTTTGTCAACAGGCAGTTGATCTACAATTTTCCCGAGGAACTCTTCGCAGATGCTGGTGTACTTGCTATTGAGCATGCGGACTTTGAAGGAATAGAGCGTCTTGGTTTGGTTACAGGCGGTGAGATCGCTTCAACCTTTGACAACCCAGAGTCTGTTAAGCTTGGGCATTGCAAGCTCATCGAAGAAATCATGATTGGTGAAGACAAGTTGATCCATTTCTCTGGCGTTGCGATGGGCCAGGCTTGTTCAATCGTCCTACGTGGTGCTAG TCACCATGTTCTAGATGAAGCTgaaagatcacttcatgatgcctTGTGTGTGCTCTCCCAGACAGTGAATGACAGTAGGGTGTTGCTCGGAGGTGGATGGCCGGAGATGGTGATGGCAAAGGAAGTAGATGAGCTTGCAAGGAAAACCGCTGGCAAAAAATCACATGCCATTGAAGCTTTCTCACGGGCTCTTGTAGCTATACCGACAACAATCGCTGACAATGCTGGTCTAGACAGCGCCGAATTGGTCGCTCAGCTTCGTGCGAAGCACCACAACGAAGGGTGTAACGCCGGGATCGATGTCATCTCTGGAGCT GTAGGAGACATGGAGGAGAGAGGAATCTATGAAGCATTCAAAGTGAAGCAAGCGGTTCTGCTTTCTGCAACAGAAGCAGCTGAGATGATACTGCGAGTGGATGAGATCATTACTTGTGCTCCCAGGAGGAGAGAAGACAGGATGTGA
- the LOC106425723 gene encoding protein TIFY 3B-like produces the protein MVKVEVEPRAPVEGGCGDILGCGVVDGDGDEENHVVEIAGNGTVNGTIDGSVAGEGGFSAEEPVHEARSTDAPSSDVPDPSTILPNQLTIFFGGKVCVFDGIPAEKIQEIIRIAAAATAKSIETKNSTSVKPVLSPALNRAPSFSSTSTGASPAAPSLPVNPIPFCRSAADLPIARRHSLQRFLEKRRDRLVNKNPYPASDMKKTDVPTDIASIKEESPIA, from the exons ATGGTTAAGGTGGAAGTTGAGCCACGCGCCCCCGTCGAAGGTGGTTGCGGAGATATCCTGGGATGTGGTGTTGTCGACGGTGACGGCGACGAGGAGAATCACGTGGTTGAAATCGCCGGTAACGGAACCGTGAATGGTACCATCGACGGATCTGTTGCTGGAGAAGGTGGATTCTCAGCTGAGGAACCGGTTCACGAAGCTAG GTCCACGGACGCTCCTTCCTCTGATGTGCCAGATCCTTCAACCATCCTTCCAAATCAACTTACTATCTTCTTTGGTGGGAAAGTTTGTGTCTTCGATGGAATCCCAGCAGAAAAG ATTCAAGAAATCATCCGCATTGCTGCTGCTGCCACTGCTAAATCCATCGAGACAAAGAACTCTACAAGCGTGAAACCTGTACTTTCTCCAGCACTGAACAGAGCTCCTTCTTTCTCTAGCACCTCTACTGGAGCTTCACCAGCTGCGCCGTCATTGCCCGTTAACCCAATTCCGTTTTGCAGATCTGCTGCTG ATCTGCCAATTGCAAGGAGGCATTCGCTTCAACGATTCCTTGAGAAGAGAAGGGACAG GTTGGTCAACAAAAACCCTTACCCTGCTTCAGACATGAAGAAGACAGACGTCCCAACAGACATTGCCTCTATTAAGGAGGAGTCTCCTATTGCTTAG
- the LOC106425722 gene encoding eukaryotic translation initiation factor 2 subunit beta, protein MADENNEMKEVKDEQELAPFDPTKKKKKKKVVIQDPIEEPTEAQAETSDSLSANDGLDGPSFGTKKKKKKKPVESSLLNEESVDAPEDLEENANDEEEAEGIDLQQQQQRYPWEGSDRDYMYDELLGRVFNILRENNPELAGDRRRTVMRPPQVLREGTKKTVFVNFMDLCKTMHRQPDHVMNFLLAELGTSGSLDGQQRLVVKGRFAPKNFEGILRRYVTEYVICLGCKSPDTILSKENRLFFLRCEKCGSGRSVAQIKAGFVARVGRRKT, encoded by the exons ATGGCTGACGAAAACAATGAGATGAAGGAGGTCAAGGACGAGCAAGAA CTCGCACCCTTTGATccaaccaagaagaagaagaagaagaaagttgtCATTCAAGATCCCATCGAGGAACCAACTGAGGCACAAGCGGAGACATCTGATTCATTGTCTG CTAATGATGGCCTTGATGGCCCTTCTTTTGGaaccaagaagaaaaagaagaagaagcct GTTGAATCAAGCTTATTGAATGAAGAAAGTGTTGATGCTCCGGAAGATTTGGAGG AGAATGCTAATGACGAGGAAGAAGCAGAAGGAATTGAtttgcagcagcagcagcaacgtTACCCCTGGGAGGGAAGTGACAGGGATTACATGTATGACGAG CTTCTTGGAAGAGTCTTTAACATTCTCCGTGAGAACAATCCGGAGCTTGCTGGAGATAGGCGTCGTACGGTTATGAGGCCTCCTCAAGTTCTTCGTGAAGGGACAAAGAAGACAGTGTTCGTCAACTTTATGGACCTTTGCAAGAC GATGCATCGTCAACCGGATCATGTGATGAATTTCTTGCTTGCTGAGCTCGGAACCAGTGGTTCTCTTGATGGGCAGCAAAGATTGGTTGTCAAGGGAAGATTTGCACCTAAGAATTTTGAAGGGATATTGCGTCGTTATGTCA CTGAGTACGTCATTTGCCTTGGTTGCAAGAGCCCGGACACAATTCTCTCAAAGGAGAATCGTCTCTTCTTTCTCAGATGCGAAAAG TGTGGATCTGGAAGATCAGTGGCGCAGATCAAAGCTGGTTTTGTTGCTCGTGTTGGTCGCAGGAAGACTTGA
- the LOC106425714 gene encoding serine/threonine-protein kinase TOUSLED → MSEDMVMHFSSNSSNQSDHSLPDKIAKLEARLTGKTSSSAKPQQQPQQQLSVWSSASAPAKVAASAAAGSSDVSISDSDDENTGDFLIRANTKKRQKVQDFNNNNSTLVDHAEPQEAAAYDGRKNDAETKTGVDVSKKKQGRGRGSSTGRGRGSKTNSDVTKSQLSAAKCQLDVSDQKDFKADGQLRNGECSVQDEDVLSLRAKITLLEEELCKSRQDSSEYQNLLRKLENEAKELKDQEQHGKQKTTKVISDLLISVSKSERQEARTKVKHDSLRLGSVGVLRTGTIIAETWEDGQMLKDLNAQLKQLLETKEVIERQRKFLKKRQNGDKSDGTDSESGAQEEDVIPDEIYKSRLASIKREEEVVLRERERYELEKGQLMKEMKRIRDEDGSRFNNFPVLNSRYALLNLLGKGGFSEVYKAYDLVNHRYVACKLHGLNAQWSEEKKQSYIRHAMREYDIHKDLVHHHIVRLWDKFRIDMDTFCTVLEYCSGKDLDAVLKATPNLPEKEARIIIVQIVQGLVYLNKRSQKIIHYDLKPGNVLFDEFGVAKVTDFGLSKIVEDNAGTQGMELTSQGAGTYWYLPPECFELSRTPMISSKVDVWSVGVLFYQMLFRKRPFGHDQSQERILREDTIIKAKKVEFPAKPSISNEAKDLIRRCLTYNQGDRPDVLTLAQDPYLSYTKK, encoded by the exons ATGTCGGAGGACATGGTGATGCATTTCTCCTCCAATTCCTCTAATCAGTCCGATCACTCTCTGCCCGATAAAATCGCGAAGCTCGAGGCTCGCTTGACCGGCAAAACCTCCTCCTCCGCCAAGCCACAGCAACAGCCGCAGCAGCAGCTCTCCGTCTGGTCATCTGCTTCCGCCCCTGCCAAAGTCGCGGCGTCTGCAGCGGCGGGATCGTCGGATGTCTCTATCAGTGATTCCGACGACGAG AACACAGGAGATTTCCTAATCCGAGCCAATACCAAGAAGCGCCAGAAAGTTCAAGACTTTAACAACAACAACTCCACTCTTGTTGATCATGCTGAG CCGCAAGAAGCAGCAGCATATGATGGAAGGAAAAATGATGCTGAGACCAAGACAGGAGTTGATGTGAGTAAGAAGAAGCAAGGTCGAGGTCGAGGTTCATCGACAGGCAGAGGGCGTGGTTCTAAAACTAACAGTGATGTGACAAAATCTCAGTTATCAGCTGCGAAGTGTCAACTGGATGTCTCTGATCAAAAG GATTTTAAGGCTGATGGGCAACTCAGGAATGGTGAATGCTCTGTTCAGGAT GAGGATGTGTTATCTTTACGAGCAAAAATCACCTTGCTGGAGGAGGAACTGTGTAAATCTCGACAAGATTCTTCTGAGTATCAGAATCTTTTACGCAAGCTTGAGAAT GAGGCAAAAGAGTTAAAAGATCAGGAACAACATGGGAAGCAAAAG ACAACTAAAGTAATATCTGACCTTCTCATATCTGTTTCCAAATCTGAGAGACAAGAAGCAAGAACAAAAGTCAAACATGATTCTTTGCGATTAGGCAGCGTTGGCGTACTCAG GACGGGAACCATCATAGCTGAGACATGGGAGGACGGACAAATGTTGAAAGATCTGAATGCACAACTT AAACAATTGCTGGAAACCAAGGAGGTTATCGAGAGACAGAGAAAGTTCCTTAAGAAAAGACAGAATGGTG ATAAGAGTGACGGAACTGATTCAGAATCAGGAGCACAGGAGGAAGACGTAATCCCCGATGAGATTTACAAGTCTCGCCTTGCTAGTATCAAGCGG GAGGAGGAAGTAGTTTTgcgtgagagagagaggtatGAGCTGGAGAAGGGTCAGCTTATGAAGGAGATGAAGCGCATACGAGATGAAGATGGTTCTCGTTTCAATAACTTCCCAGTTTTGAATAGCAGATATGCTCTTCTTAATCTTCTTGGTAAAGGCGGATTTAGTGAAGTCTATAAG GCATATGATTTGGTGAATCATAGATATGTAGCGTGCAAGCTTCATGGTTTAAATGCTCAGTGGAGCGAAGAAAAGAAGCAAAGTTACATCCGACATGCCATGAGGGAATATGATATCCATAAAGATCTTGTGCATCACCACATTGTCCGGCTTTGGGATAAATTTAGAATTGACATGGATACATTCTGCACTGTTCTGGAATATTGTAGTG GAAAAGACCTTGATGCGGTTTTAAAGGCAACGCCTAATCTTCCTGAGAAAGAAGCAAGGATTATCATTGTACAAATAGTTCAAGGCCTTGTATATCTGAACAAAAGATCACAGAAGATAATCCATTATGATCTGAAGCCTGGAAATGTTCTGTTTGATGAGTTTGGAGTAGCGAAAGTGACTGATTTTGGTCTTAGCAAGATAGTGGAAGACAATGCTGGTACTCAAGGAATGGAGCTTACATCACAGGGTGCTGGAACATACTG GTACTTGCCTCCAGAGTGTTTTGAGCTTAGCAGAACTCCTATGATCTCATCAAAG GTTGATGTATGGTCGGTTGGTGTTCTGTTTTACCAAATGCTATTTAGAAAGCGACCATTTGGACATGATCAAAGCCAAGAACGGATTCTACGAGAAGACACGATCATTAAAGCCAAAAAGGTTGAGTTCCCAGCAAAACCTTCCATCTCGAATGAAGCAAAG GATTTGATTCGAAGGTGTCTAACATATAACCAAGGAGATAGGCCAGATGTTCTAACACTGGCACAGGATCCATATCTTTCCTACACTAAGAAATGA
- the LOC106425726 gene encoding protein CHLORORESPIRATORY REDUCTION 42, chloroplastic-like: MALSFASLTNFSKMQSGVWYSGSITPRVTVRCCETAKEPPPKSKLQVGSPIIIVEAPKVIKTAASMPCLRANTGLVKPGDVGRIVSRKPKDLWAVRLSVGTYLLDGKYFKALELED, from the exons ATGGCTTTATCCTTTGCTTCTTTAACTAACTTCTCCAAGATGCAGTCAGGGGTATGGTACAGTGGATCCATCACGCCACGAGTCACTGTTAGATGCTGTGAAACCGCAAAAGAGCCTCCACCAAAATCAAAGCTCCAAGTGGGATCACCAATAATCATCGTGGAAGCCCCCAAAGTTATAAAAACAGCTGCTTCAATGCCTTGTCTTAGGGCTAACACAGGCTTGGTCAAGCCTGGCGATGTTGGAAg AATCGTGTCAAGAAAACCTAAAGACTTGTGGGCAGTTCGACTCTCCGTTGGGACGTATCTTTTAGATGGTAAATACTTCAAAGCTTTAGAGCTTGAAGACTAA